In a single window of the Terrirubrum flagellatum genome:
- a CDS encoding indolepyruvate oxidoreductase subunit beta family protein, giving the protein MTETQSTAPRAIRLAILAMGGEGGGVLADWIVDLAEHAGHFAQTTSVPGVAQRTGATIYYLELFAQSASGASGRPPVLALTPVPGDVDIVLASELMEAGRAVQRGIVTPDKTTLIASTHRVFAMTEKIALGDGRTDAPAVYDACRSAAKRLVAFDMAAMANESKSVISAVLFGALAGAGVLPFTREQFEATIDRGGVGVAASKRAFGLGFGVASGEQVELAPTLASSLQTGIAPREENWIAQAMQEFPGGAAATIKAGVERLIDYQDEAYARLYLSRLKPIAEIDKKRGADSALLLNEAGRYLALGMAYEDTIRVADLKIRPSRFARVREETRLEDGQILQISEYLHPRLQEIAETVPAWLGKLMLKVAPLRWLIERATTKGRVVTTTSIRGFLLLYIVASLKSWRRSSMRYAEEQQMLEEWLATLKELAQRDYALAIEFAECRNLVKGYGDTHARGKSNYLRITSVMQNLLAQPQPAKSLAALRTAALADESGAQLAQEISRLELAH; this is encoded by the coding sequence ATGACGGAGACGCAATCGACTGCTCCGCGCGCGATCCGTCTCGCCATCCTCGCGATGGGTGGCGAGGGCGGCGGCGTTCTCGCTGACTGGATCGTCGATCTCGCCGAACATGCCGGCCATTTCGCGCAAACGACGTCCGTTCCCGGCGTTGCGCAGCGGACCGGCGCGACAATCTATTATCTCGAACTTTTCGCTCAATCCGCATCGGGCGCCTCCGGCCGACCGCCTGTGTTGGCCCTGACGCCAGTGCCCGGAGATGTCGATATTGTTCTGGCGTCCGAGCTGATGGAGGCCGGACGCGCCGTCCAGCGCGGCATCGTCACGCCTGACAAGACCACGTTGATCGCATCAACGCACCGCGTCTTCGCGATGACCGAGAAGATCGCGCTCGGAGATGGCCGGACGGACGCGCCGGCGGTTTACGATGCATGTCGTTCAGCGGCAAAGCGGCTTGTCGCGTTTGACATGGCCGCAATGGCGAATGAGTCGAAAAGCGTAATCAGCGCCGTCTTGTTCGGCGCGCTCGCTGGCGCCGGGGTGTTGCCATTCACGCGCGAACAGTTCGAAGCGACGATTGATCGCGGTGGCGTTGGCGTGGCTGCGTCAAAGCGCGCATTTGGCCTGGGCTTCGGAGTTGCGTCTGGAGAGCAAGTCGAGCTTGCGCCAACGCTCGCCTCTTCGCTCCAGACAGGCATCGCGCCACGGGAAGAAAACTGGATTGCGCAGGCGATGCAGGAGTTTCCGGGCGGAGCCGCGGCAACGATCAAGGCAGGCGTCGAACGCCTCATCGATTATCAGGATGAAGCCTATGCGCGCCTCTATCTTTCGCGCCTTAAGCCGATCGCGGAGATCGACAAAAAGCGCGGCGCGGATTCTGCACTGCTTCTGAATGAGGCCGGGCGCTATCTTGCGCTTGGGATGGCCTATGAGGATACAATCCGGGTTGCCGACCTGAAGATAAGACCGAGCCGCTTCGCGCGAGTGCGCGAGGAAACGCGGCTCGAAGACGGACAGATCCTTCAGATATCGGAATATCTGCATCCTCGCTTGCAGGAAATCGCCGAGACGGTTCCAGCCTGGCTCGGAAAGCTGATGCTGAAAGTCGCGCCGCTCCGCTGGCTTATCGAGCGCGCGACGACAAAAGGCCGGGTCGTCACGACGACATCTATCCGCGGGTTCCTGCTTCTTTACATCGTCGCAAGCCTGAAATCGTGGCGCCGAAGTTCGATGCGGTACGCCGAAGAGCAGCAGATGCTTGAGGAATGGCTTGCGACGCTCAAGGAGCTCGCCCAGCGCGATTATGCGTTGGCGATTGAGTTCGCGGAATGCAGGAACCTCGTGAAGGGCTATGGCGACACGCATGCGCGCGGCAAGTCGAACTATCTCCGCATTACGTCAGTAATGCAGAATTTGCTTGCGCAGCCGCAGCCCGCAAAGAGTCTCGCCGCTCTCAGAACGGCGGCGCTCGCCGACGAGAGCGGCGCGCAACTTGCGCAAGAAATCAGCCGGCTGGAGCTGGCGCACTAG
- a CDS encoding ABC transporter substrate-binding protein, translated as MRDQLSRRSVLNLGGGFSAAILLGLPRDALAQAAAKGQLTMAYPADVPTWDPNARSLAAVQSLYKTVFDQPLTQAPDISAKPALITKWGHIDDKGLALGLDFRSDVVFHDGTPMTASDFRYSFFERPRAPVPEGGRRLDTSFLWRRVRDIEVVSPTRAIMYFSEPMPSAVAWFYFLCSYVVPKSYVERVGVDEFNRKPVGSGPYKLVEYQQGARIVLETHDKYWGDKPAIPRVTIELVRDPTARVAAIESRRVDVAIDAPIREAQRLGAVPGLSSSIDAIADITLLQITKNGGFADDRVRLAAHHAINKEAISKAFFAGAATPIAVPAARGTPGYPENFNFPFSEEKAVALLKEVGHSPQSPINIKFSTTNGAFPSDFEVARAVVQMWKKVGINAELETVELSTYQERLRAKTLPEATLFSWGNSSGDPEMYGGYLLDPKSIFSAMKSDDLGPMFQTLLVETDEAKRLAGYKAAHQFAAEKGYTIPLYQTVKTIVSQSGVNVVKYVNGWTLPQTYSQKG; from the coding sequence ATGCGAGATCAGCTTTCAAGACGTTCCGTTCTCAATCTTGGCGGCGGCTTCAGCGCCGCGATTCTGCTTGGACTCCCGCGCGATGCGCTCGCACAAGCGGCGGCGAAGGGTCAGCTCACGATGGCTTATCCCGCCGATGTGCCGACATGGGACCCGAATGCGCGATCGCTTGCGGCGGTGCAGTCTCTCTACAAAACCGTATTCGATCAGCCGCTGACGCAAGCTCCCGATATTTCGGCTAAGCCTGCCCTGATCACCAAATGGGGCCATATCGACGACAAGGGGCTCGCGCTTGGCCTCGACTTTCGTTCCGACGTTGTCTTTCACGACGGAACGCCGATGACGGCCAGCGATTTCCGCTATTCTTTCTTCGAGCGACCGCGCGCGCCCGTTCCAGAGGGTGGGCGCCGCCTCGATACCTCGTTCCTGTGGCGGCGTGTTAGAGATATCGAGGTCGTCTCGCCAACGCGTGCGATCATGTACTTTTCGGAGCCAATGCCATCGGCGGTCGCCTGGTTCTATTTTCTGTGCAGCTACGTCGTGCCCAAATCTTATGTCGAGCGTGTCGGCGTCGATGAATTCAATCGCAAACCTGTTGGCTCAGGCCCCTACAAGCTCGTCGAATACCAGCAGGGCGCACGCATCGTTCTCGAGACGCATGACAAATATTGGGGAGACAAGCCTGCAATCCCGCGGGTGACGATCGAGCTCGTGCGCGATCCGACGGCGCGCGTTGCGGCGATTGAATCGCGCCGCGTCGATGTCGCGATCGACGCGCCAATCCGCGAGGCGCAGCGGCTGGGCGCCGTCCCCGGGCTATCGTCAAGCATTGACGCTATCGCCGACATCACGCTGCTGCAGATCACAAAAAATGGCGGCTTCGCCGATGATCGCGTGCGTCTGGCCGCTCATCACGCCATCAACAAAGAAGCCATCTCGAAAGCCTTCTTCGCCGGCGCGGCGACGCCCATCGCTGTTCCTGCAGCGCGCGGCACGCCCGGCTACCCCGAGAATTTCAACTTCCCCTTCTCCGAAGAGAAGGCGGTCGCGCTGCTGAAGGAAGTTGGCCACAGCCCGCAGAGTCCGATCAACATCAAGTTCTCGACCACAAATGGCGCGTTCCCCAGCGACTTCGAAGTCGCTCGCGCAGTCGTGCAGATGTGGAAGAAGGTCGGCATCAACGCTGAACTCGAGACGGTCGAGCTCTCGACCTATCAAGAGCGCCTGCGCGCAAAGACGCTGCCCGAGGCGACCTTGTTCAGCTGGGGCAATTCAAGTGGTGATCCCGAAATGTATGGCGGGTATCTGCTCGATCCGAAGTCGATCTTCTCAGCCATGAAGTCGGACGATCTCGGCCCGATGTTCCAGACGCTGCTGGTCGAGACGGACGAAGCGAAACGCCTTGCAGGTTATAAAGCGGCGCACCAGTTCGCCGCCGAGAAGGGATATACGATCCCGCTCTACCAGACTGTAAAAACCATCGTAAGCCAAAGTGGCGTCAACGTCGTCAAATATGTCAATGGCTGGACGCTGCCGCAGACCTATTCGCAGAAGGGCTGA
- a CDS encoding ABC transporter permease gives MTRIALQLLLRRLLLAIPILLCVSALVFVILRLLPADPIAMSLPPGATPEDVERLKRDFGLDRPIPAQYLIWFGKLLTGDLGSSIFFRRGVGELVGKALPATLELVTAGLILGVATGLAGGLVMFSWRGGVREQALDFSTTVFMAIPEFLWAILLILTLGVAAPLLPFIGRLDPGIALPPAVTGFLLIDSVLSGRWSALGSALLHLVLPSVALAIGLAPLIMRVLRSSLLETILEDYIMQARLRGVSERRILLAHALKNAVLPTISLIGVQGGFMFGGTVLVEMIFAYPGLGNLMVDAVRNHDLPVIQAVALIYCILVLAINAVVDIAYLAANPKLRLA, from the coding sequence ATGACACGTATCGCCCTGCAGCTTCTGCTGCGACGGCTTCTACTCGCAATTCCAATTCTTCTGTGCGTTTCGGCGCTCGTATTCGTTATTCTGCGGCTGTTGCCCGCGGACCCGATCGCGATGTCCCTGCCGCCCGGAGCGACGCCTGAGGATGTGGAAAGGCTGAAGCGCGACTTCGGCCTCGATCGCCCGATTCCCGCTCAATATTTGATCTGGTTCGGCAAACTCCTGACTGGCGATCTCGGATCATCGATCTTCTTTCGTCGCGGCGTTGGCGAACTGGTTGGAAAAGCGCTGCCTGCGACGCTGGAACTGGTCACAGCCGGTCTCATTCTGGGCGTCGCAACCGGACTGGCCGGCGGCCTCGTGATGTTTTCATGGCGCGGAGGCGTTAGAGAACAGGCGCTCGATTTCTCGACCACGGTGTTCATGGCGATCCCGGAATTTCTCTGGGCCATTCTGCTTATTCTGACACTTGGCGTCGCAGCGCCTTTGTTGCCTTTCATCGGCAGGCTCGATCCGGGAATAGCGCTGCCGCCTGCAGTCACCGGGTTTCTCCTGATCGACAGCGTCCTAAGCGGGCGATGGTCGGCGCTCGGCAGCGCGCTGCTTCACCTGGTCCTGCCCAGCGTAGCGCTCGCCATCGGTCTTGCACCCTTAATTATGCGCGTGCTGCGCTCGTCCCTGCTTGAGACCATCCTCGAAGATTACATCATGCAGGCGCGGCTGCGCGGCGTCAGCGAAAGGCGCATTCTGTTAGCCCATGCGCTCAAGAACGCCGTGCTGCCGACAATCAGCCTCATCGGCGTCCAAGGCGGCTTCATGTTCGGCGGCACTGTGCTTGTCGAAATGATCTTCGCCTATCCCGGCCTCGGAAATCTGATGGTCGATGCGGTCAGAAATCATGATCTGCCGGTGATCCAGGCAGTGGCGCTGATCTATTGCATCCTCGTTCTCGCGATAAACGCCGTCGTCGATATCGCCTATCTCGCAGCCAATCCCAAGCTGAGGCTTGCGTGA
- a CDS encoding ABC transporter permease — translation MNPVLASALRRCSRSPRVVAAVVIIATLVTVASAAPYLAPHSPQEQDLLNTLLPPAWSAGGDAAYPFGTDTLGRCILSRLIYGARVALYVGLTASVGAMLLGATLALLASYFGGWLDWIISRLVDVWMAFPPVVLALILLVGMGAGVNKVILAIILIDWTRFCRVLRSDAIVVMKRDYIAAARLSGFSHAQIIVKELLPAVFPLLMTLLSLEMGIAVIVEAIMSFVGLSVEPDVAAWGVMIADARQTMSQSPWGVILPVAAIFLSVLAFNLLGDGLRRALDTRLLLNRGAA, via the coding sequence GTGAATCCCGTTCTCGCCAGCGCATTGCGGCGGTGTTCGCGCAGCCCGCGCGTCGTGGCCGCCGTGGTGATCATCGCGACGCTTGTGACGGTCGCGAGCGCCGCGCCTTATCTCGCTCCGCATTCGCCGCAGGAGCAGGATCTGCTTAACACCCTGCTCCCGCCCGCCTGGTCTGCGGGTGGTGACGCGGCGTATCCGTTCGGCACGGACACGCTCGGGCGTTGCATCCTGTCTCGCCTCATCTATGGCGCGCGCGTTGCACTTTATGTCGGGCTGACGGCGAGCGTCGGCGCGATGCTGCTTGGCGCCACGCTGGCGCTGCTCGCGAGTTATTTCGGCGGCTGGCTTGATTGGATCATCAGTCGCCTTGTCGATGTCTGGATGGCGTTCCCGCCGGTTGTGCTGGCGTTGATTTTGCTCGTCGGCATGGGCGCCGGCGTCAACAAGGTGATTCTCGCGATCATCCTGATCGACTGGACGCGCTTTTGCCGCGTGCTGCGCTCTGACGCGATCGTGGTGATGAAGCGCGACTATATCGCCGCAGCTCGCCTTTCGGGCTTCAGCCACGCGCAAATCATCGTGAAGGAGCTGCTGCCGGCTGTCTTTCCGCTTCTGATGACGCTTCTCAGTCTCGAAATGGGCATCGCAGTCATCGTCGAGGCGATCATGAGCTTTGTCGGGCTTTCAGTCGAGCCTGATGTCGCCGCCTGGGGCGTCATGATCGCGGATGCGCGCCAGACGATGAGCCAGTCGCCATGGGGCGTTATCTTGCCGGTCGCAGCGATTTTCCTTTCCGTGCTCGCCTTCAACCTGCTGGGGGACGGTTTGCGCCGCGCGCTCGATACGCGGCTTCTTCTCAATCGCGGGGCCGCGTGA
- a CDS encoding ABC transporter ATP-binding protein: MSVLTAEGLTVSATMGEKSVEALRNIDMALAKGQVLGLVGESGAGKSMIGRVIAHNLPSTFSVTRGSLRFGDQDLLSATGAQRLRLLGDRIAFIPQEPLTALNPVLTIAQQFGEHLARLGVAFGERRSRIIAMLREVRLRDPDALLDQYPFQLSGGMCQRVLIAMAFASRPALIIADEPTTALDVSTQVHIVQIIRGMQRDYGTAMLFITHDLRLASHVCDDIMVLYAGDVVERGPGREITDRPRHPYTRALIAANPPLTGPVQRLRALPDQMPGLAGFADLPGCRFAPRCPTRDPLCASAVPDMQAIGDRRWVRCAPGCLSDVAIVDDTLTSAPPPLPSSTPILKLENVSKHYPAARKILRKSPAGVHAVRPVDLEIRPGEFVGVVGESGSGKSTLARMVMGLTAPSNGRILIEGEDVTSDNASAHALRIDALQIVFQDPQSALNPRRTVFNLVTQPMEAATRASARSERNERARALATETGLASELLNRYPSQLSGGQKQRVNIARALCVTPRLLVADEIVSGLDVSVQAQILNLLLDIREKRGIGLLFISHDLAVVRYLCSRVLVMQNGFVVEHGPTGEVFERPQHPYTQSLLAAVPPDDAGRTWPPESAASVTAA; encoded by the coding sequence ATGAGTGTGCTGACGGCCGAAGGTTTGACAGTCAGCGCAACCATGGGCGAGAAATCCGTTGAGGCGCTGCGCAACATCGATATGGCTTTGGCCAAAGGTCAGGTGCTCGGCCTCGTCGGCGAGTCCGGCGCCGGCAAAAGCATGATCGGCCGTGTGATCGCTCACAATCTGCCGTCCACTTTCTCTGTGACACGTGGGTCCCTGCGCTTTGGCGATCAGGACCTTTTGTCTGCGACCGGGGCTCAGCGCCTTCGCCTGCTCGGCGATCGCATTGCGTTCATTCCGCAAGAACCGTTGACCGCGCTCAATCCCGTCCTGACGATCGCGCAGCAGTTCGGCGAGCACCTCGCCCGACTCGGCGTCGCATTTGGCGAGCGGCGGAGCAGGATCATCGCGATGCTGCGCGAAGTAAGACTGCGCGACCCCGACGCGCTTCTCGATCAATACCCATTCCAACTCTCTGGCGGGATGTGCCAGCGCGTGCTGATCGCCATGGCGTTCGCGAGCCGCCCCGCTCTCATCATTGCGGATGAACCAACTACGGCGCTCGACGTCAGCACGCAGGTCCACATCGTGCAGATCATCCGCGGCATGCAGCGCGATTATGGCACGGCGATGCTGTTCATCACGCACGATCTGCGTCTGGCGTCGCATGTCTGCGACGACATCATGGTCCTCTATGCCGGCGATGTTGTCGAAAGGGGACCGGGCCGCGAGATCACCGATCGACCACGACATCCTTATACGCGCGCGCTGATCGCCGCCAATCCCCCGCTGACCGGACCTGTACAACGTTTGCGCGCTCTACCCGACCAGATGCCCGGCCTCGCAGGCTTTGCGGACCTGCCCGGTTGTCGCTTTGCGCCACGCTGTCCGACGCGTGACCCGCTTTGCGCAAGCGCGGTTCCCGACATGCAGGCGATCGGCGATCGGCGCTGGGTCAGATGTGCGCCTGGCTGTCTTTCTGATGTTGCCATCGTTGATGACACGCTGACGAGCGCGCCGCCGCCGCTTCCTTCTTCGACGCCAATTCTCAAGCTGGAGAATGTTTCGAAGCATTATCCCGCCGCGCGCAAAATTTTGCGTAAAAGCCCTGCCGGCGTTCACGCCGTGAGGCCGGTCGATCTCGAAATCCGGCCCGGCGAATTCGTCGGCGTGGTGGGCGAATCAGGTTCCGGCAAGAGCACGCTCGCGCGCATGGTGATGGGACTGACAGCGCCATCAAACGGGCGCATCCTCATCGAAGGCGAAGATGTTACGTCAGACAATGCGAGCGCTCATGCATTGAGGATCGATGCGCTTCAGATTGTGTTCCAGGATCCGCAATCCGCGCTCAATCCGCGGCGCACAGTCTTCAATCTCGTGACTCAGCCGATGGAGGCTGCAACAAGAGCGAGCGCGCGAAGCGAACGCAATGAGCGCGCGCGAGCGCTTGCGACCGAAACCGGACTCGCATCCGAATTGCTCAACCGCTATCCCTCGCAACTGTCCGGCGGGCAGAAGCAACGCGTCAATATCGCCAGAGCGCTCTGCGTGACGCCTCGCCTACTCGTCGCGGACGAGATTGTCTCGGGGCTCGACGTCTCGGTCCAGGCGCAAATTCTGAACCTTTTGCTGGACATCAGGGAAAAGCGCGGAATCGGATTGCTTTTTATTTCGCACGATCTTGCCGTTGTGCGTTATCTCTGCTCGCGCGTGCTGGTGATGCAGAATGGCTTTGTCGTTGAGCATGGACCAACGGGCGAAGTTTTCGAAAGACCTCAACACCCCTATACACAGTCCCTGCTGGCCGCTGTTCCGCCCGATGACGCCGGCCGGACATGGCCGCCGGAATCGGCGGCTTCAGTGACCGCGGCATGA
- the argE gene encoding acetylornithine deacetylase, whose translation MNGLSAHIAEDVTEILSNLVAFPTISASSNHDINAYIEQYAQPFGARARRFPNKAGDKANLLLSIGPDAPGGLVFSGHTDVVPTEGQAWTGDPWRMRKTDGKLVGRGATDMKGFLACCLAALPAIASKPLAKPIHLAFSYDEEVGCSGVGDMAEWIGRSSLAPRLAIIGEATSMDLVSAHKGGLIGWTTVTGKPGHSSQPDRYVNAVMIAADLIAFINTIRADMRNGPTFEGLDPPYSTIQVNQISGGLHGNIVAEQCRFFWEMRIIPGESDMAVLNRMQDFAREKLEPAMKAIDPTTGISIDVMARIPGLKPNDDSTLEAELLRLLNRRSSRAVPYGTEAGIFQANGVPAVVIGPGDIADAHQPDESISIDALVDCVGFLTRVAESCQT comes from the coding sequence ATGAACGGATTGAGTGCTCATATCGCCGAGGACGTTACCGAGATTCTGTCGAACCTCGTGGCCTTTCCAACCATCAGCGCGTCTTCGAATCATGACATCAACGCCTATATCGAACAGTACGCACAGCCCTTCGGCGCGCGAGCCAGGCGATTTCCGAACAAGGCCGGAGACAAGGCGAATCTTCTTCTGAGCATCGGTCCGGATGCGCCAGGCGGCCTCGTATTCAGCGGCCATACCGATGTCGTTCCAACCGAAGGGCAGGCCTGGACCGGCGATCCCTGGAGAATGCGAAAAACTGACGGCAAGCTGGTCGGCCGCGGCGCCACCGACATGAAGGGCTTTCTCGCCTGCTGCCTTGCGGCCCTGCCCGCCATTGCATCAAAGCCGCTCGCGAAGCCGATCCATCTCGCCTTTTCCTATGACGAAGAGGTGGGATGCAGCGGCGTCGGCGATATGGCCGAATGGATCGGCAGAAGCAGTCTTGCGCCGCGCCTCGCGATTATCGGCGAAGCCACGAGCATGGATCTTGTGTCAGCGCATAAGGGCGGGCTGATCGGCTGGACAACAGTCACGGGCAAGCCGGGTCATTCATCTCAGCCCGATCGTTATGTGAACGCCGTAATGATCGCCGCCGACCTCATCGCGTTCATCAATACGATCCGCGCCGATATGCGAAACGGGCCGACCTTCGAGGGCCTCGATCCGCCCTACTCCACCATTCAGGTCAACCAGATCTCAGGCGGGTTGCACGGCAACATCGTCGCCGAGCAATGCCGCTTCTTCTGGGAAATGCGCATCATCCCGGGTGAAAGCGACATGGCTGTGCTCAATCGCATGCAGGACTTCGCGCGGGAGAAGCTAGAGCCGGCGATGAAGGCCATCGATCCCACGACCGGGATCTCGATCGATGTGATGGCGCGCATTCCCGGACTGAAGCCTAATGACGACTCGACGCTGGAAGCTGAATTGCTGCGCTTGCTCAACAGGCGCTCTTCTCGTGCGGTTCCCTATGGCACCGAGGCCGGCATCTTTCAGGCGAATGGCGTTCCAGCGGTCGTGATCGGACCGGGCGATATTGCGGACGCGCATCAGCCCGACGAGTCGATTTCGATCGACGCGCTCGTCGACTGCGTTGGCTTTCTCACCCGAGTCGCCGAATCCTGTCAGACGTGA
- a CDS encoding LysR family transcriptional regulator — MNLKFLETFFWLAKLRNFSVTAERLNTTQPAISSRLRALEDQLGVELLFRTTREVHLTPAGIGLLRHVEAILEEMRQIRERLGLDGDIAGVVRIGVVDAIVRTWLPTLFELLRERHPLLSLEVTVDTTLQLARALREGDLHLVIAIEPVSGEHLASAPICSYAMGWVCRPDMITAGKRYEPSDIAALPLITYPPQTPPSRLIADYFQDLNLSRARTSASNSMSTMIELAADGLGVAAVPPVCVEREISEGRLAAIESARAFPPLTFVASYRSVPSHAAITATLEACRAAAAAFCSTRPSDAACVTNL, encoded by the coding sequence GTGAATCTTAAATTTCTGGAGACGTTCTTCTGGCTGGCGAAACTGCGCAATTTCAGCGTCACGGCTGAACGGCTCAACACCACGCAGCCTGCCATTTCTTCGCGGCTGCGTGCGCTCGAGGACCAGCTCGGCGTCGAGCTCCTCTTTCGCACGACGCGCGAGGTTCATCTCACACCAGCCGGCATCGGCCTTCTTCGTCATGTTGAGGCGATCCTCGAGGAGATGAGACAGATCAGGGAGCGGCTTGGTCTCGATGGCGACATCGCCGGCGTCGTGCGCATCGGCGTCGTTGATGCGATTGTCCGAACATGGTTGCCGACGTTGTTCGAGCTGCTGCGCGAGCGCCATCCGCTGCTATCGCTTGAAGTCACCGTCGACACCACGCTTCAGCTCGCGCGCGCTTTACGCGAAGGCGATCTCCATCTGGTGATCGCCATCGAGCCGGTCTCCGGCGAGCATCTGGCGAGCGCCCCGATTTGCAGCTACGCTATGGGCTGGGTGTGCCGCCCTGACATGATCACGGCAGGCAAACGTTACGAGCCGTCCGACATCGCCGCGCTGCCGCTCATCACTTACCCGCCGCAGACTCCTCCATCACGTCTCATCGCGGACTATTTCCAGGACTTAAATCTGAGCCGCGCGCGCACCAGCGCTTCGAATTCGATGTCGACGATGATTGAGCTCGCGGCAGATGGGCTCGGAGTCGCTGCCGTGCCGCCCGTCTGCGTCGAGCGCGAGATTTCCGAAGGTCGTCTCGCTGCGATCGAGAGCGCGCGCGCCTTCCCGCCGCTGACCTTTGTTGCTTCGTACCGCTCCGTTCCCAGCCATGCCGCAATTACGGCGACGCTCGAGGCTTGCAGGGCGGCGGCTGCCGCGTTCTGCTCCACGCGTCCGTCGGACGCCGCTTGCGTGACCAATTTATAA
- a CDS encoding DUF3830 family protein, translated as MTGRRIYLEFTESRTRGILDFYEEFAPVTCDTIWTALARPIRVTVFHAMFAGPEIMTGLEGEARNFDPSKIPLENQTVTPGKGEMLWYYQGKNSMKGLTDELWELGMFYDNGGRTFGPLGWTPVNIFAVMNEGLDKIAEECRGIRMTGAKTIEIGRVA; from the coding sequence ATGACTGGCCGTCGCATCTATCTCGAATTCACCGAAAGCCGGACGCGAGGCATCCTGGATTTCTATGAAGAATTCGCTCCCGTCACCTGCGACACGATCTGGACCGCGCTCGCGAGACCAATCCGCGTCACTGTATTTCACGCCATGTTCGCCGGTCCTGAAATCATGACCGGCCTCGAGGGAGAGGCGCGCAACTTCGATCCCTCGAAAATCCCGCTGGAGAACCAGACCGTGACTCCCGGCAAGGGCGAGATGCTGTGGTACTATCAGGGCAAGAACAGCATGAAGGGCCTCACCGACGAATTGTGGGAGCTCGGCATGTTCTATGACAATGGCGGCCGCACGTTTGGTCCCCTTGGCTGGACGCCGGTGAACATCTTCGCCGTCATGAATGAGGGACTCGACAAGATCGCCGAAGAATGCCGGGGCATCCGCATGACGGGAGCGAAGACGATCGAGATCGGACGCGTCGCCTGA
- a CDS encoding ABC transporter substrate-binding protein, whose amino-acid sequence MNMLSRRTLLGSTAAFALASPAVAQQKTLVINSFGGAYETTHRKAVIDAFERQNNVKINVVTVYSADALAQLRAQKSAPQFDVIHFSGGQEAVAAKEGLLEKMSPADLPTNGKSLYPFATAGLERGEGPVMQVAAMGLIYQTEKVKPTPTSWKDVLDAKFKGHIVLTDFSNSYGLLSALMLNQALGGTLDNVDPGFKALQSVIKDATVISRSPDIQLNFAQNDAWLAPYAQDYAYALRKAGVPAKFVPPQEGVAGSLITINAVAGRPNRDLAMKFIDFSLRAEAQEMWAKDLRYSPVNKDLKLDPETAGDVIYGEEAVKKLVVFDPIKIGEKRQGWVNQWNRMIGK is encoded by the coding sequence ATGAACATGCTGTCACGCCGCACGCTGCTTGGATCGACCGCCGCATTCGCACTCGCCTCGCCGGCCGTCGCGCAGCAAAAGACGCTGGTGATCAATTCCTTCGGCGGCGCCTACGAAACAACCCACCGCAAAGCAGTCATTGACGCCTTCGAGAGGCAGAACAACGTCAAGATCAATGTGGTCACAGTTTATTCGGCCGACGCGCTCGCGCAGCTGCGCGCCCAGAAATCGGCGCCGCAATTCGATGTGATCCACTTTTCCGGCGGACAGGAAGCGGTCGCGGCGAAGGAAGGTCTGCTTGAGAAGATGTCGCCGGCGGACCTGCCGACGAACGGCAAGAGCCTTTATCCGTTTGCGACCGCCGGCCTCGAGCGTGGCGAAGGGCCGGTGATGCAGGTCGCCGCCATGGGCCTCATCTACCAGACCGAGAAGGTGAAGCCGACGCCGACGAGCTGGAAGGACGTGCTTGATGCAAAATTCAAGGGCCACATCGTCCTGACTGACTTCTCGAACAGCTATGGGCTGCTTAGCGCGCTGATGCTGAATCAGGCGCTTGGCGGCACGCTCGACAATGTCGATCCCGGCTTCAAGGCGCTGCAGAGCGTCATCAAGGACGCGACCGTGATTTCACGCTCGCCTGATATCCAACTCAATTTCGCGCAGAATGATGCTTGGCTCGCGCCCTATGCGCAGGACTATGCTTACGCCTTGCGCAAGGCCGGCGTGCCGGCGAAATTCGTTCCGCCACAGGAAGGCGTCGCCGGGTCGCTAATCACGATCAACGCGGTCGCCGGTCGCCCCAATCGCGATCTTGCGATGAAGTTCATCGACTTCTCGCTGCGCGCCGAGGCGCAGGAGATGTGGGCGAAGGATTTGCGATATTCGCCTGTTAACAAGGATCTCAAGCTCGACCCCGAGACGGCTGGCGATGTCATTTATGGCGAAGAGGCTGTGAAGAAGCTCGTGGTGTTTGATCCGATCAAGATCGGCGAGAAGCGGCAGGGCTGGGTCAATCAATGGAATCGCATGATCGGCAAGTGA